In the genome of Ignavibacteriales bacterium, one region contains:
- a CDS encoding DUF814 domain-containing protein, with translation MIKNYFVLNRLAIELDELLSGAKPVSIFTQEKDRVVIEFRNQNQTAFVEFCVNPTLPFILLKNDFRRAKKNTIDLFPQLIDTKLNSVMMCSTDRIIRFEFDSAAMYFIVRGKLTNLIFISKTENDSFKKTESEFFPEFQDELSTYNFIRGFNQPDFSEVEKNISQENFRKQFPFISKEILLESKLTSGKEFDLNAIQNTIRGMENDRIVVVSDSNSGNIKLTFESFKQFDSDEKTFYNSVNEAFKFYLPEKYKLEKLLSHERIVKKHIDALAIRYSQKLNKLKSVLDRKSNEEEYKQLADLLLVNINQIKEGMTEITLNDFYSENKTVTIKLDQSKSPKKNIDSYFEKARSEKLNREKSLELFEKTQKEFFRINKLSSEIESGISSERINEIMSELKIKSNTQTDDKDDIRTKFKRYVIDQKYFVYVGRDSKNNDLLTLKFAKQNDYWFHARSVPGSHVVLKSDTSKENMPKDVIKRAASIAAFHSKAKTSGIVQVSFTQKKYVVKKKGMEAGKVALLREQVVNVKPEIPKGCEFIDSNQE, from the coding sequence ATGATTAAAAATTATTTCGTTCTTAACAGACTTGCTATTGAACTCGATGAACTGTTATCGGGTGCCAAACCTGTTTCAATATTTACTCAGGAAAAAGATAGAGTAGTTATAGAATTCAGAAACCAGAATCAGACTGCATTTGTCGAGTTCTGTGTCAACCCAACACTTCCTTTTATTTTACTTAAGAATGATTTCAGAAGAGCAAAAAAAAATACTATAGACCTGTTTCCACAATTAATTGATACAAAACTGAATTCGGTTATGATGTGCTCGACTGACAGAATAATCAGGTTTGAGTTTGATTCGGCTGCTATGTACTTTATTGTCAGAGGCAAACTTACAAACCTGATATTCATTTCTAAAACAGAAAATGATTCCTTTAAGAAAACAGAAAGCGAGTTCTTTCCTGAATTTCAGGATGAATTATCAACTTATAATTTTATCAGAGGATTTAATCAGCCTGATTTCAGTGAAGTTGAAAAAAATATTTCGCAGGAGAATTTCCGCAAGCAGTTTCCATTCATCAGTAAGGAAATATTATTGGAGAGCAAACTTACTTCCGGAAAAGAATTTGATTTGAATGCTATTCAAAATACTATTCGAGGAATGGAGAATGACAGGATAGTTGTTGTGAGTGATTCGAATTCAGGAAATATCAAATTAACATTTGAAAGTTTTAAACAATTTGATTCAGATGAGAAGACTTTTTACAATTCAGTTAACGAGGCATTTAAGTTTTATCTTCCAGAAAAATATAAACTCGAAAAATTGTTATCTCATGAAAGGATAGTTAAAAAGCATATTGATGCTCTTGCTATCCGGTATTCGCAAAAATTAAACAAACTAAAATCTGTGCTGGACAGAAAAAGTAATGAAGAAGAGTATAAACAACTGGCAGATTTGTTATTAGTTAATATTAATCAAATCAAAGAGGGAATGACTGAAATCACATTGAATGATTTTTACAGCGAAAACAAGACCGTGACCATCAAACTGGATCAGTCAAAAAGTCCTAAGAAAAATATTGATTCATATTTTGAAAAAGCCAGAAGTGAAAAACTCAATAGAGAAAAATCTTTAGAACTATTTGAAAAAACACAAAAGGAGTTTTTCAGAATTAATAAACTCTCAAGTGAAATTGAATCTGGTATAAGCTCTGAAAGGATTAATGAAATTATGAGTGAACTAAAAATAAAATCAAACACACAGACTGACGACAAAGATGATATAAGAACAAAATTCAAGAGATATGTTATTGATCAAAAGTATTTTGTATATGTCGGACGCGACAGTAAAAACAACGATTTGCTTACATTAAAATTCGCCAAACAAAATGATTACTGGTTTCACGCCCGCAGTGTACCCGGCTCACATGTAGTTTTAAAATCAGATACTTCTAAAGAGAATATGCCGAAGGATGTGATAAAAAGAGCGGCATCGATTGCGGCATTTCACAGTAAGGCAAAAACATCAGGGATAGTTCAGGTTTCGTTCACTCAGAAAAAATACGTCGTTAAGAAAAAAGGAATGGAAGCGGGTAAAGTTGCACTGTTAAGAGAGCAAGTTGTAAATGTTAAGCCTGAAATTCCTAAAGGATGTGAGTTCATCGATTCCAATCAGGAGTAG
- a CDS encoding MFS transporter produces the protein MELFERLAYYGQAAILSVFLRDHLKFDIEDAGLLQSIFGGLIYFLPIFAGALADKFGFKKAFTFAFFILAIGYFLIGSTGMEAFSGWYSEDHLFLILSLIFIFTAIGGSFIKPSVLGTIAVASSSENKSFGYAIYYWIVNIGAAIGPILALIVRDSVGIQFVYLVSSFSCALMLLVTLFFFKEPEQKKVEDQLALKTVAKNMWTVLNNFKFIVFLLIFSLYWVVFWEYFIVVPYYVRDYIAQDAPFEIITATGAFTIVVFQIPINLLTKRIPTFTSIIISFILAATSWLMLFFVAPLVQNMFVNITSEGSTLFQIGLGIPLAMSAIFIFSVGEQTQAPKFYEYLADLAPKGQAALFQGFAFLPIAIAFFIVGPFGGWIYKVFAVEQTKPEMVFLVIGLVGILATILMIIYNGINNKK, from the coding sequence ATGGAGTTATTTGAGCGGTTAGCGTATTATGGACAGGCTGCAATCCTAAGTGTTTTTCTACGTGACCATCTAAAATTCGATATTGAAGATGCTGGCTTACTGCAGTCAATCTTCGGTGGACTGATCTATTTTTTACCGATTTTTGCCGGTGCGCTTGCTGACAAATTTGGTTTTAAGAAGGCTTTCACATTTGCATTTTTTATTCTTGCAATTGGATACTTTCTAATCGGTTCAACGGGGATGGAGGCATTTTCAGGATGGTATTCTGAAGATCATTTATTTTTAATACTTTCACTAATATTTATTTTCACTGCTATTGGAGGTTCTTTTATTAAACCTAGTGTATTGGGAACGATTGCTGTAGCCTCTTCATCTGAGAATAAATCTTTTGGGTATGCTATCTATTACTGGATAGTCAATATCGGTGCTGCAATAGGACCTATTTTAGCTTTGATAGTTAGAGATTCTGTGGGGATTCAATTTGTCTATTTAGTTTCTTCATTTAGCTGTGCCTTGATGCTTCTGGTAACACTATTTTTTTTCAAAGAACCGGAACAGAAAAAAGTTGAAGATCAGTTAGCATTAAAAACGGTTGCAAAAAATATGTGGACAGTTCTAAATAACTTCAAATTTATAGTTTTTCTGCTGATCTTTTCATTGTATTGGGTCGTATTTTGGGAGTATTTTATTGTTGTACCGTATTATGTAAGAGATTATATCGCACAGGATGCACCATTTGAGATTATTACTGCAACTGGTGCATTTACAATTGTTGTTTTTCAAATACCTATTAATCTGTTGACCAAACGAATACCAACTTTCACTTCCATAATAATATCTTTTATTCTTGCTGCTACCAGCTGGCTAATGCTATTCTTTGTTGCACCATTAGTACAAAACATGTTTGTGAATATTACATCTGAAGGTTCGACTCTGTTTCAAATTGGTTTAGGTATTCCATTAGCTATGTCGGCGATTTTTATTTTTTCAGTTGGTGAACAAACACAAGCTCCGAAGTTTTATGAATACCTTGCTGATCTGGCTCCCAAAGGACAGGCAGCACTTTTTCAGGGTTTTGCATTTTTGCCAATCGCAATTGCATTTTTTATAGTTGGTCCATTTGGTGGATGGATATATAAGGTTTTCGCCGTAGAGCAGACTAAACCTGAAATGGTATTTTTAGTAATTGGTTTAGTCGGTATTCTAGCAACAATATTAATGATTATTTATAATGGTATAAATAATAAAAAATAA
- a CDS encoding PASTA domain-containing protein, translating into MKKLLARPFIRKSLYILGSLIILFLIADNLLIPWYVNKAETKVPNVVGMEESQAMQMLEDYQLEPVVSESIFDERFPKGSIILQKPEGGKIVKEGRRVYLFVSGGEPTVYVPRLRGKSIRDARLSLERVGLKLGSIEELPSTNPKNMIFDQQYAEGTPLKKGESVNVTISSGESDEGITVPDLIGKSLAEAQRILADSTLRVGKINYQRSFSLLPNTILDQYPSKGNKVKSGDAIDLFVTKAAEAPIDNEIREE; encoded by the coding sequence ATGAAAAAACTTTTAGCAAGACCTTTCATTAGAAAATCCTTATACATCTTAGGCTCATTAATAATTTTATTTCTCATCGCTGATAACCTGCTTATTCCTTGGTACGTTAATAAAGCTGAAACAAAAGTTCCAAATGTTGTGGGAATGGAAGAATCTCAGGCAATGCAAATGCTCGAGGATTATCAACTGGAACCTGTAGTAAGCGAGTCGATCTTTGATGAAAGATTTCCAAAAGGCTCAATCATTTTACAAAAGCCAGAAGGCGGAAAAATTGTAAAAGAGGGAAGACGTGTTTATTTATTTGTCAGCGGTGGTGAGCCCACAGTTTATGTGCCCAGGCTGCGCGGCAAATCAATCCGTGATGCGCGGTTGTCACTTGAGAGAGTGGGACTGAAACTCGGCAGCATAGAGGAATTGCCTTCAACGAATCCAAAGAACATGATATTTGATCAGCAGTATGCTGAGGGTACACCTTTAAAGAAAGGTGAATCAGTTAATGTAACTATTAGTTCGGGTGAATCGGATGAAGGAATAACTGTTCCCGACCTTATTGGTAAATCACTTGCTGAAGCACAAAGAATTCTTGCCGATAGTACTTTACGTGTCGGTAAGATTAATTATCAGCGATCATTTTCTCTTCTGCCGAATACAATATTAGATCAGTACCCGAGCAAAGGAAACAAAGTAAAGTCAGGCGATGCAATCGATCTGTTTGTTACCAAAGCAGCGGAGGCTCCAATAGATAATGAAATAAGGGAGGAATAA
- a CDS encoding ribulose-phosphate 3-epimerase translates to MGILAPSILSADFSNLAQQIRLVELGGADWIHCDVMDGHFVPNLTFGPIVVEAVKRITKLPVDVHLMIKNPDNLIPDFINAGADNILVHTEEVVHLNRTIARIKELGAKAGVVINPSTPVSELNDIAEYVDLVLLMSVNPGFGGQSFISNSIRRIKEIASLREKFNSKFLIEIDGGISKSNIKKVYEAGCDVFVVGSAIFHADNITAETTELKNLLR, encoded by the coding sequence ATGGGAATTCTCGCTCCTTCAATTTTATCCGCGGATTTTTCAAACCTTGCACAGCAAATCCGTTTAGTTGAATTAGGCGGCGCTGACTGGATTCACTGCGATGTAATGGATGGTCATTTTGTTCCTAATCTTACTTTTGGACCGATTGTGGTTGAAGCTGTAAAAAGAATAACAAAACTACCCGTCGACGTTCATCTGATGATAAAAAATCCTGATAACCTAATTCCAGATTTTATAAACGCGGGAGCGGATAATATTCTCGTGCACACTGAAGAAGTAGTTCATTTAAACAGAACTATAGCAAGGATAAAAGAACTTGGTGCAAAAGCGGGAGTAGTTATAAATCCATCTACTCCTGTAAGTGAATTAAATGATATAGCAGAGTATGTTGATCTGGTTTTATTGATGTCGGTCAATCCGGGTTTTGGGGGACAGTCTTTTATCAGCAATTCAATCAGAAGAATAAAAGAGATAGCGTCCCTGAGAGAAAAGTTTAATTCTAAGTTTTTAATCGAGATAGATGGCGGGATAAGTAAATCAAATATTAAAAAAGTTTATGAAGCAGGCTGCGACGTATTCGTTGTTGGTTCAGCTATATTCCACGCAGATAATATAACTGCGGAAACAACTGAATTAAAAAATCTGCTCAGATAA
- the folP gene encoding dihydropteroate synthase has translation MGIVNVTPDSFSDGGKYYNQDSALHHALKLIDDGADIIDIGGESTRPGSEQVSEEEEKRRIIPVIKSILNERPGTLISVDTTKSKVAKSALDEGAVLINDISGLTFDYKIAELAAEYNAALVIMHIQGEPKTMQVNPEYQDVVGDIYQHIFIQAAKAAVAGVKNIIVDTGIGFGKTVQQNFELLDRLEDFKSLGYPLMIGVSRKSFIGKTLNLDVDERDTATIITEAYALNRGASIIRTHNVKNAKQLLTLHKNFN, from the coding sequence ATGGGCATAGTGAATGTTACTCCGGATTCGTTCTCTGATGGCGGAAAATATTATAATCAAGATTCAGCATTACATCATGCACTAAAACTGATTGATGACGGGGCAGATATTATCGACATTGGTGGTGAATCAACCAGACCTGGTTCAGAGCAGGTATCTGAAGAAGAAGAAAAGAGACGTATCATTCCGGTTATAAAAAGTATCTTAAATGAAAGACCCGGCACCCTTATTTCAGTTGATACAACTAAAAGCAAGGTGGCAAAATCTGCTTTGGATGAAGGCGCTGTTTTAATTAATGATATTAGCGGACTGACATTTGATTATAAAATTGCCGAACTTGCAGCAGAATACAATGCTGCACTTGTGATAATGCATATTCAGGGAGAACCCAAAACGATGCAGGTGAATCCTGAATATCAGGACGTTGTTGGAGATATATATCAGCATATTTTTATTCAAGCCGCAAAAGCAGCAGTGGCAGGTGTTAAAAATATTATTGTTGATACCGGAATTGGTTTTGGGAAAACAGTTCAGCAAAATTTTGAATTATTGGATAGGCTTGAAGATTTTAAAAGCTTAGGTTACCCTTTGATGATTGGTGTATCAAGGAAATCTTTTATCGGCAAAACTCTTAACCTTGATGTAGATGAACGCGACACAGCAACTATTATCACTGAAGCCTATGCATTAAACAGGGGTGCATCTATCATTCGGACTCATAATGTGAAGAATGCAAAACAATTATTAACTTTGCACAAAAACTTTAACTGA
- a CDS encoding TIGR00159 family protein: protein MFDVIKIGFLTVTFVDLIDILIVSFIVYKLYTILKGTIAAQIFIGLMIVLILSFVSQASNLRALSWLLKLVTDIWVIAFVILFQPEIRRLLVIVARNPFFKMFVKSDSTEAAVTIADAAFELSQQQHGALMILIKSSGIRGYAETGELLEAKLTKSMLTSIFFPRSPLHDGAVIIKGNIIEAARCTLPLSSTTMVNGESLGMRHRAGLGISEQADVISVIVSEETGSISVAENGHLTKGLSKDGLIRHINRAFRAPVVKGWKGIIEQYFKEK from the coding sequence ATGTTCGACGTAATAAAAATAGGGTTTCTTACTGTAACGTTTGTCGACCTGATCGATATTCTGATTGTTTCATTTATCGTTTATAAACTTTACACGATACTGAAAGGAACAATTGCTGCACAGATATTCATCGGGTTGATGATAGTTCTGATTCTGTCATTTGTGTCGCAAGCTTCAAACCTGCGTGCATTAAGCTGGTTATTAAAACTCGTCACTGATATTTGGGTAATCGCCTTTGTAATTTTATTTCAGCCGGAAATAAGAAGACTGCTGGTTATAGTTGCAAGGAATCCTTTCTTTAAAATGTTTGTAAAATCTGATTCCACAGAAGCCGCAGTAACAATAGCTGATGCCGCTTTTGAACTGTCACAGCAGCAGCACGGCGCATTAATGATTCTGATTAAATCAAGCGGTATAAGAGGTTATGCAGAAACCGGAGAACTACTTGAAGCTAAACTTACAAAATCCATGCTTACTTCAATCTTTTTTCCGCGTTCTCCATTGCACGATGGTGCGGTTATAATTAAAGGAAATATTATTGAAGCTGCACGCTGCACGTTGCCGCTCTCAAGCACCACTATGGTAAACGGTGAATCACTCGGGATGAGGCACAGGGCGGGATTGGGAATTTCGGAACAAGCAGATGTGATAAGTGTGATTGTCTCGGAAGAAACAGGAAGTATTTCCGTTGCAGAGAACGGACATCTTACTAAAGGATTATCGAAGGACGGTCTTATCAGGCATATTAACAGGGCATTCAGAGCGCCGGTAGTGAAAGGTTGGAAAGGAATAATTGAACAGTACTTCAAAGAAAAATAA
- a CDS encoding glycosyltransferase family 2 protein, which produces MNSTSKKNKICAVIPFYNEAETIHSISVETLNYVDQLILVNDGSTDQSLKNIPDDDRIIIINSTSNNGKGSALKIGFLKSLELGFEYTVSLDADFQHEPKWIPSLTDALKNYDIVIGNRLNDISSMPIQRIASNKLTSMLLSLKTGTRIIDSQCGFRAFRTKVLQNILPSYNGYEAESEMLILAARQKLKVGSVNISTIYGNEKSKIKPVKTILGFVRVLFI; this is translated from the coding sequence TTGAACAGTACTTCAAAGAAAAATAAAATCTGTGCTGTAATTCCTTTCTATAATGAAGCCGAAACAATCCACAGCATCTCAGTTGAAACACTAAATTATGTTGATCAATTGATACTTGTAAATGATGGTTCAACAGATCAATCACTAAAAAATATTCCGGATGATGACAGGATAATAATTATTAATTCAACTTCGAATAATGGAAAGGGGTCTGCTTTAAAGATAGGTTTTCTTAAAAGTTTAGAACTTGGTTTTGAATATACTGTTTCACTTGATGCTGATTTTCAGCACGAACCTAAATGGATTCCATCACTTACAGACGCATTAAAAAATTATGACATTGTGATTGGAAACAGGTTAAACGATATTTCAAGTATGCCGATTCAGCGGATAGCAAGTAATAAACTAACCTCAATGCTATTAAGTTTAAAAACCGGTACACGAATTATTGACAGCCAATGTGGTTTCAGAGCTTTCAGAACTAAGGTACTTCAAAATATTCTGCCTTCATACAACGGTTATGAGGCTGAGAGCGAAATGTTGATACTAGCCGCAAGACAAAAGTTAAAAGTTGGTTCCGTGAACATTTCAACCATTTATGGAAATGAAAAAAGTAAGATCAAGCCTGTAAAAACAATCTTAGGATTTGTAAGAGTTTTATTTATCTGA
- a CDS encoding CHAD domain-containing protein, with protein sequence MQKKKNHKTAGLTKKTVLSEAAKLVMEVKIFNLLSAINKFFEQETVENLHSIRIALRRVRYSLETFAICFNKKKYHSFYKKLAKLQDLSGLARDLDVLTDNMNKLHTELNIKISNRIFGKIEDNKTALKEKLKLELLQFIHGKSLKDFQSLLSRKN encoded by the coding sequence ATGCAAAAGAAAAAGAACCATAAAACCGCCGGGTTAACAAAAAAAACTGTTTTATCTGAAGCAGCAAAACTTGTTATGGAAGTAAAAATATTTAATCTGCTTTCAGCCATCAATAAATTCTTTGAACAGGAAACTGTTGAAAACCTTCATTCAATCCGGATTGCGTTAAGGAGAGTTCGTTACTCACTTGAGACTTTTGCTATTTGTTTTAACAAAAAGAAATATCATTCATTTTATAAAAAACTTGCTAAACTGCAGGACCTTTCCGGCCTTGCCAGAGACCTTGATGTGCTCACGGACAATATGAATAAGCTGCACACTGAATTAAACATTAAAATATCCAACAGGATTTTCGGAAAGATTGAGGACAACAAAACAGCACTTAAAGAAAAACTTAAACTTGAACTGCTTCAGTTTATTCATGGAAAATCACTAAAAGATTTTCAATCTTTGCTAAGCAGAAAAAATTGA
- a CDS encoding metal-dependent hydrolase produces MKLKYFSHSAFQITSDSGKVILIDPFLDGNPTSPVKSKDVNADYIIVTHGHGDHIGDGFKIAERCNSLFICVNELANYCSSKGFKAHNMHIGGAYNFEFGRVKFTIAHHGSMTPDNTYAGEASGVLITVDGKTIYHTGDTGLFYDMKLIGEMNKVDYMLLPIGDNYTMGVTDAVKAVEFVNPGIAIPMHYNTFPVIESDPLEFKDKLTAKGFKCKVMSFGEEIVL; encoded by the coding sequence ATGAAGTTAAAATATTTTTCACACTCGGCATTTCAGATTACAAGTGACAGCGGAAAAGTAATCTTGATTGATCCATTCCTTGATGGTAATCCAACTTCGCCGGTAAAGTCCAAAGACGTTAATGCTGATTATATAATTGTTACACACGGACACGGAGATCACATTGGTGACGGATTTAAAATTGCTGAGCGTTGCAATTCACTATTTATATGTGTAAATGAACTTGCTAACTATTGCAGTTCAAAAGGATTTAAAGCACATAATATGCACATCGGCGGAGCCTATAATTTTGAATTCGGAAGGGTGAAATTCACTATTGCTCACCACGGCTCCATGACGCCCGATAATACTTATGCGGGCGAAGCTTCCGGAGTTTTGATTACAGTTGATGGCAAAACTATTTATCATACCGGCGATACAGGATTATTTTATGATATGAAACTTATAGGTGAGATGAATAAAGTAGACTATATGCTTCTGCCGATCGGTGATAATTATACAATGGGTGTAACTGATGCAGTTAAAGCAGTTGAATTTGTAAACCCCGGAATTGCTATACCCATGCATTATAATACATTTCCTGTTATTGAATCTGACCCGCTTGAGTTTAAAGATAAACTTACGGCAAAGGGTTTTAAATGTAAAGTTATGTCTTTTGGTGAAGAGATCGTTCTATAA
- a CDS encoding ParA family protein, with translation MAKIISIANQKGGVGKTTTAINLSSLLAAAEKKTLLIDIDPQANSSSGLSVTNQSPSVYEVLIGDNVINEVILNTYMPFLDLLPSNINLVGAEIEMVDMDDRERLMKKRIGDISENYDFILIDCPPSLGLLTLNALTASDSVLIPVQCEYFALEGLGQLLNTINIVKQHFNKDLEIEGVLLTMFDTRLRLSHQVAEEVKKYFGDKVYETIIHRNVRISEAPSFGKPIILYDAISSGAKNYMALASELLEKNNKN, from the coding sequence ATGGCAAAAATAATTTCTATAGCTAATCAGAAGGGTGGCGTTGGTAAGACGACTACCGCAATTAATCTATCTTCACTATTAGCTGCTGCGGAGAAAAAAACTTTACTGATTGACATTGATCCGCAGGCGAATTCATCCTCAGGATTAAGTGTTACAAATCAGTCACCATCCGTTTATGAAGTATTGATTGGTGATAATGTTATAAATGAAGTGATACTCAACACATATATGCCTTTTCTCGACCTGCTTCCATCAAACATAAATCTTGTCGGTGCCGAAATTGAAATGGTTGACATGGATGATCGGGAGCGGTTGATGAAAAAAAGAATCGGTGATATAAGTGAGAATTATGATTTTATACTTATTGATTGTCCGCCTTCACTCGGATTATTAACGCTTAACGCATTAACTGCATCTGATTCAGTTTTAATTCCTGTTCAGTGTGAATATTTTGCTCTTGAGGGTCTTGGTCAATTGTTAAACACCATCAATATTGTTAAGCAGCATTTCAACAAAGACCTGGAAATTGAAGGGGTACTGCTGACAATGTTTGATACAAGGCTGCGTTTATCTCACCAGGTTGCTGAAGAAGTAAAAAAATATTTTGGTGATAAAGTTTACGAAACAATTATACACAGGAATGTCAGAATCTCCGAGGCACCGAGTTTTGGCAAACCAATTATTTTATACGATGCGATATCCTCCGGTGCAAAAAACTATATGGCACTCGCATCAGAACTTTTGGAAAAAAACAATAAAAATTAG
- a CDS encoding ParB/RepB/Spo0J family partition protein: MSKIKTGLGRGLDALIRPQVKEEIGHPPSESSFVHDDGEQFNILSKIPVELISANPFQPRLVFEPEAFNELKKSILANGLIQPITVRRSGPNHFQLISGERRLKACKEIGYREIPAYIIKVDTDEAMLAMALIENIQREKLNPIEVGAAFKRLMDECGLTQEEIADKVGKDRSTIANSIRLLKLPKEIQDSLIIEEITAGHARALINLPSEQLQLDALKKIIENNLSVRKVEQLVKKLLTEVPQKKSFRISDKSFTTGTSLNSIEDRLRKIFGTKVTCHQKNDGSGEITIEFYSNDELERLFELFDIIDKSYN, translated from the coding sequence ATGAGTAAGATTAAAACAGGACTCGGAAGGGGATTGGACGCTTTGATTCGTCCACAAGTAAAAGAAGAAATTGGTCACCCGCCTTCAGAGAGTTCATTTGTGCATGATGATGGCGAACAATTTAACATTCTCTCAAAGATTCCTGTTGAACTGATTTCCGCAAATCCGTTTCAACCCAGACTTGTTTTTGAACCTGAAGCATTCAACGAACTAAAAAAATCCATCCTTGCAAATGGATTGATCCAGCCTATAACTGTCAGGCGATCAGGTCCGAATCACTTTCAGCTAATTTCAGGTGAAAGAAGATTAAAAGCATGTAAAGAAATTGGTTACAGGGAAATTCCGGCATACATAATAAAAGTTGATACTGATGAAGCTATGCTGGCAATGGCTTTAATAGAGAACATTCAGCGTGAAAAATTAAATCCGATAGAAGTAGGCGCAGCATTTAAACGATTGATGGATGAGTGCGGCTTAACCCAGGAAGAGATTGCAGATAAAGTCGGAAAAGACAGATCAACAATTGCGAACTCAATCAGGCTTCTCAAACTGCCAAAGGAGATTCAGGACAGTTTGATAATTGAAGAAATAACTGCGGGTCACGCACGTGCATTAATAAATCTGCCTTCAGAACAGTTACAGCTTGACGCGTTAAAAAAAATAATAGAAAATAATCTCTCTGTGCGAAAGGTTGAACAACTGGTTAAAAAGCTTCTGACCGAAGTTCCGCAGAAAAAATCCTTCAGAATTTCAGACAAAAGTTTTACGACAGGTACCTCTCTGAACAGTATTGAAGACAGACTGAGAAAAATATTTGGTACTAAAGTAACCTGCCATCAGAAGAATGATGGTTCCGGTGAAATTACAATTGAGTTTTATTCTAATGATGAACTTGAAAGATTGTTTGAACTTTTTGATATCATTGACAAATCGTATAACTAA
- a CDS encoding acetylornithine/succinylornithine family transaminase: protein MKNIIAVKDSELFLNTYNRLPIDISHGKGVYLYDKSGKKYLDFFSGLAVNALGYAHPEIVEAVTNQIQRFAHLSNNFLTDIQIEFTELLLKHSRMSKAFLTNSGTESVEAAIKLVRKIKGPDKIIYSLSNGFHGRTYGAVSLTAKEKYRKGFEPLLPNTAIITFNDVNELKQNVNENTAAVFTEFIQGEGGINCLTKEYVDVLNDLRNKFGFIIVSDSIQCGIGRTGDPFSHDHYNFTPDLIVTAKAIGGGLPLGALLVSDKLSSAFETGTHGTTFGGNPVCCAAGKVVLKKVFEEGLIDSVRQNGKLFIERLNVLKSKYSVIKEIRGRGYMIGVEMKNECSEIVTALRERFILVNCTNNNVIRILPPLIAEIDHINLFLYEFEKVIQEIEA from the coding sequence ATGAAAAATATTATTGCAGTTAAAGACAGTGAACTGTTTCTTAATACATATAACAGACTCCCTATAGATATATCGCATGGTAAGGGAGTATATCTGTACGATAAGTCAGGGAAAAAATATTTAGATTTTTTTTCCGGGTTGGCTGTTAATGCACTTGGTTATGCCCATCCTGAAATAGTTGAAGCTGTGACGAATCAAATTCAAAGATTTGCACACCTGTCAAATAATTTTCTCACTGATATACAAATTGAATTCACGGAATTGCTTTTGAAACATTCCCGAATGTCAAAAGCATTTTTAACAAATAGCGGTACAGAATCAGTTGAGGCAGCAATAAAACTTGTGCGTAAAATAAAGGGTCCTGATAAAATCATTTATTCTCTCTCCAACGGATTTCACGGAAGAACCTATGGAGCTGTTTCGCTTACTGCTAAAGAAAAATACCGAAAGGGTTTTGAACCGCTTCTGCCAAACACGGCTATTATAACTTTTAATGATGTCAATGAACTGAAACAAAATGTTAACGAGAATACCGCTGCTGTTTTTACTGAGTTCATACAAGGAGAGGGAGGTATCAACTGTTTAACTAAAGAATATGTCGATGTGCTGAATGATCTTAGAAATAAATTTGGTTTTATCATAGTCTCTGACTCAATTCAATGTGGTATTGGAAGAACCGGCGATCCTTTTTCACACGATCATTATAATTTTACTCCGGATTTAATAGTAACCGCAAAAGCAATAGGCGGAGGCTTACCATTAGGAGCTTTGCTGGTGTCGGACAAATTATCAAGCGCTTTTGAGACTGGTACACATGGAACAACCTTCGGCGGCAACCCTGTATGCTGTGCTGCGGGCAAAGTAGTTCTTAAAAAAGTTTTTGAAGAAGGGCTTATTGATTCGGTTAGACAAAATGGAAAATTGTTCATTGAAAGACTTAACGTACTGAAAAGTAAGTATAGTGTTATTAAAGAAATTCGCGGCAGAGGTTATATGATCGGGGTGGAAATGAAAAATGAATGTTCAGAGATTGTAACTGCGTTGCGGGAAAGATTTATCCTGGTGAATTGCACGAATAATAATGTAATTAGAATTTTACCTCCGTTGATCGCAGAAATTGATCACATCAATTTATTCTTATATGAATTCGAGAAAGTGATTCAGGAAATCGAAGCATGA